In Chitinophagaceae bacterium, the genomic window AAAGCCAACACAGCTATAGATCCGCTTTACCGTTATGACGACCTGTAAAGGAAATAAATTTTTACAGAAAAATAGAGAATACCAATGTTTTGATTTATTCATCTATTTGCCCGTTACAATTATCGTCTATACCGTTAGCGGGTACTTCGGCATGTCCGGGATTTACATTTGCGCTGGCATCATTACAATCAGAAGAATTGGCAACATAACCTGTAGGCATTGAACAGGATAAAACTGTATTCAATAGATCTCCATATCCATCGCCATCCGCATCTCTAAAAAATAGTTGGGCACCAATAGAATAAGGGTCATCAATTACTCCATTACAATCATCATCAATTCCATTACATGTTTCTACTGCTGAAGGATTGATAGCAGGATTAGTATCGTTACAATCTCCGCCATAAGCAGAATAGCCATCGCCGTCATTATCCTGGTTACAACCCAGGCCTTCATCTACCTGTCCATCGCAATTATTATCTAAGCCATCGCATATTTCTGTTGCTGCAGGGTTTACAGCAGGGTCGTAGTCATCACAATCACCATCCAAAACCGAAAAACCATCTCCATCGGTATCACATTGTTCATCTACCAAACCATTGCAATCATTATCTGCAAAGTCGTCACAAAGCTCGGGTGCGCCGGGATATGAAGTAGGATCCCAATCATTACAATCACCATCTGCTGTTGAATATCCATCAGCATCATTATCCAGGTCATCGCAACCTTCATCTATCGTGCCATCACAATTATTATCTGCGCCATCGCATATCTCAGGCGTTCCCGGATTTACAGAAAAATTAAAGTCGTCGCAATCGGTTCCATCCAGCACCATTGCAGCAGGAGGATTTATTGGAGGGGAACATAGTACTTCAAAAGCAGTTGGGTTACCATAACCATCTTCATCAAAATCATAATAGTAAATGGTACCATCTACCGGGTTATCATCAATGGTTCCATTACAATCATTATCCAATCCATCACAAATTTCTGGTGCATTTGGATTTACAGCAGTTTGAGTATCGTCACAATCTGTATTATTGGTAACATATCCATTTTGTAATGAACATGCCTGTATACTTATATTTGGATTACCAAAACCATCTCCATCTGTATCGGCATAATATGAGTTCCCATCAACAGGGTTTTCATCTATTTGTCCATCGCAATCATCATCAATTCCGTTGCATATTTCATTAGCGCCCGGGTAAATTGAAAGATTGTTATCATTACAATCGGTATTATTGGCCACATAGCCATTGGGTGCAGCACATGCCTGCATACTAATAGAAGGGTTTCCAAATCCATCGCCATCTGCATCGGCATAATATGTGTTTCCATCAACAGGGTTTTCATCTATTTGCCCGTCGCAATTATCATCAATTCCGTTGCACAACTCATTTGCACCAGGATAAACTAATGGGTTGCTATCATCACAATCCAAACCATTTCCAACATATCCAATCGGAAGCGAACAAGCCATTACTACATTTGAAATATCACCATATCCATCAGCATCACTATCTAAATAATATGGAACTGCTCCGGCAAGATTAGGATCTGATGCATCTATCAATCCATCACAGTCGTTATCGAGGCCGTCGCATACTTCTGTTGCACCGGGATTTATTGCAGGATTGCTATCATCAATGTGGGGGGGGGGGGGAGAAAACAGGTTACAAAACCATGGCTGTACATGCCATGGTTGTATTGGCTGCGTTGCCAAGCCATCGCCATCGCACGGCAAAAAATTGTTTTAACGCCTTCGTCAATTTGTCCATCGCAGTCGTTATCGAGGCCGTCGCATACTTCTGTTGCACCGGGATTTATTGCAGGATTGCTATCATCACAATCGCCTGAGTTGGTTACAAAACCTATTGGCGCTGTACATGCCATGGTTGTATTGGCTGCGTTGCCATAGGTTATCGAGGCCGTCGCATACTTCTGTTGCGCCGGGATTTATTGCAGGATTGATATCATCACAATCGCCTGAGTTGGTTACAAAACCTATTGGCGCTGTACATGCCATGGTTGTATTGGCTGCGTTGCCATAGCCATCGCCATCTGCATCGGCATAAAAAGTTGTTTTAACGCCTTCGTCAATTTGGCCATCGCAATTATTATCGAGGCCGTCGCATACTTCTGTTGCGCCGGGATTTATTGCAGGATTGCTATCATCACAATCGCCTGAGTTGGTTACAAAACCTATTGGCGCTGTACATGCCATGGTTGTATTGGCTGCGTTGCCATAGCCATCGCCATCTGCATCGGCATAAAAAGTTGTTTTAACGCCTTCGTCAATTTGGCCATCGCAGTCGTTATCGAGGCCGTCGCATACTTCTGTTGCGCCGGGATATACCGTTGCATTATTATCGTTGCAATCGTTATTGTCAATGGAAAAATATCCTTCAGGCTGAAAGCAGGAAGTTTTCAAACTACTATGATCTGTAAAGCCATCTCCATCGGCATCGGCATACCAGTTTTTACGTTCTGAAGTATTGCTCCAGGTTCCACCATAAAATACATTAATACAACCGGTGCTGGTATTAAGGATCAATAAACCTTCGGCTGGTGCAGTAATGGCATTTCGTTGCACTGTACTAAGCCTTGGCATAAGGAAACCTTTGTCGCCTGAAAAAACATCCAATACTGCAGATGGGTCGGGAGTAGTGGTATTGATACCTACACTTTGGGCAATAATTGATGTACAGGGTATAGTAGCAGTAAGAACAGCCACACTGATGGCAAATAAAAATTTTTTCATTGATAATTGGTTAGAAGCTGTTTGCTTTAATTTAAAGGTAACAAAGACCACCATTTCTAAAATCTCCCAAAAATCATTTGGGGGAACAGGACTACACTAAGCCAAAACGTAAAAGATTATGTAAAATTGTACTATAATAAAAAACCCGGAAAATAATTTCCAGGAAAAACTAGATATTAAAAAGTAATTTAAACTTTACCATACAACCTGAATAGTTTCTTTAATTACACCCATCACAAACACACTTTGCACATTACCCATGTTTTCTAACTGACTGAGTTTATTCACATGAAAATGATAATAGCTGTCCATATCTTCACAAACCACTTTAAGCATAAAGTCAAACTCACCGCTGATATTATAGCATTCAATTACTTCATTTAATTCGTTAACGGCTTTAATAAATTTTACGCCGGCAGATTTGTTATGCTCTTTTAAGGATACATAACAAATAACCATGAGCCCTTTTTTAACCTTTCGGTGATCCAGCAAAGTAACATATTGCTTAATGATGCCTGCCTGTTCCATTCTTTTAATACGCTCATGAACAGGAGTGGTACTAAGGTGAATAATGCCGGAAATTTCTTTAACGGTGATCCTTGCATTTTGCTGCAGCAGTTTTAAAATAGCAAGGTCGTTGGCATCTAATAAAACATTTTCGAAAGCCGTTTGTTCTTTTGAAGCAGTATTTTTAGCCATTACCATGTATTTTATTCTATAAATTTACTAAAAAATTGTATTTTATCCTGATTTTATATATTTGCTTAGAATTTTATTCTGTAAGAGTTATCTTTGTATCCTAATAAATTATATTATGTCAACAGCTATTACAAGCGCCATAGATTTTAAACTGGCCAACAAAGTAAAAGATATCAGCCTCGCCGAATGGGGCCGTAAAGAAATTAAACTTGCCGAAGCTGAAATGCCCGGCCTTATGAGCCTTAGGGCAGAATATGGCGCAAGCCAACCTTTAAAAGGTGCACGTATAGCAGGTTGCCTCCACATGACCATTCAAACTGCGGTATTAATTGAAACACTGGTAGCCTTAGGCGCCGAAGTAAAATGGAGTTCCTGCAATATTTTTTCTACGCAGGATCATGCTGCGGCAGCAATAGCTGCAGCCGGTATTGGTGTATATGCCTGGAAAGGACAAACACAGGAAGAAGCCGACTGGTGCATAGAACAAACTTTATTTTTTGGTTCACCAGATCGTCCGTTGAATATGATTTTAGATGATGGCGGCGACCTTACCAATATTGTACTGGATAAATATACCGAACTTATACCCGGCGTAAAAGGCATAAGCGAAGAAACCACAACAGGAGTACACCGCTTATATGAAAGGGTTGCAAAAGGTACATTACCCATGCCTGCAATAAATGTAAACGACAGTGTAACCAAATCTAAATTCGATAACAAGTACGGTTGTAAAGAATCGTTGGTAGATTCCATTCGCCGGGCCACTGATATAATGCTTGCCGGTAAAGTAGCCGTTGTAGGCGGGTATGGCGATGTTGGCAAAGGATCTGCAGCATCTTTAAAAGGTGCAGGATGCAGGGTAATTGTAACCGAAATTGACCCAATATGTGCATTACAGGCAGCAATGGATGGCTTTGAAGTAAAGAAAATGATTGATGCAGTAAAAGAAGCCGACATTATTGTAACGGCAAGCGGTTGCCGGGATCTTATTACCGGCGAACATTTTAAAGCAATGAAAGACAAAGCCGTTGTATGCAATATTGGCCACTTTGATATTGAAATAGATATGGCCTGGTTAAATAAAAATTATGGCAATACCAAAGACACCATTAAACCACAGGTAGATTTATATAATGTAGATGGCCACGATGTAATTGTATTGGCAGAAGGACGCCTGGTAAACCTGGGATGTGCCACAGGCCATCCATCGTTTGTAATGAGCAATTCGTTTACCAACCAAACTTTGGCACAATTAGAATTATGGAACAATGCCAGCAAATACGAAAACAATGTGTATGTATTGCCCAAGCATTTAGATGAAAAAGTGGCAAGGCTGCATCTTAAAAAAATTGCTGTGGAGCTGGATACACTTACCACTGCACAATCAGAATACCTGGGCATACCTGTAGCAGGGCCGTTTAAATCTGATATGTACCGGTACTAAAAACTATCCATATTGTACAAATATTTCCCCCGGTTTTTCCGGGGGATTTTTTTGTGAACATTTCTTTGAAGAATAATATTTAGTGGGTAGCTGAGCAAAATATTATTAAAACACCTAACATTGTATTGTACTAATAAAAATTCAGGAGTAACAAAAACAAAGTATTGGTTTTCAGGGAGATTTCCTTTTTAAGAGATTGAGGAAGTATCATATATTTACGAGTTGTACGCAACCCTAAAACGAAATTCCGTTCACCTTCAAGTTCCAAGACATTCAATTCAAAGTCTCTAACTGCCCGCCGCAAATTGCAGCACATTTGAAAGGCCCACAAAACCCAAAGCACAAAAGCCAACATCGCAAAAGAGCTGCAATTGCCAACACTCGAAGACAGACCCTTAGTTCGGACAGACAAACCCAATATCAGTATTAGCCCTTTCTAGTTTCATTTATACCCTTAAACAATTGATTATCCGCCCTATAAGACAGTTTCCTCTAAATTGTAAAGGTTCGCCTTTTTATTTTATTAGCTAAAACATTTATAGATATTGTTGAAGTTTTTGGTATAAAAATTTTTTTATTGATATATCAATTATATTTGCATCAAATATATTATTCAAATGGAAAACATCAATGCAGTACTTTTTTATACTCTGGAAAAGTCAATTAAAGTATATAGGAAATATGCACAAACCCAAATAGCGAATGCTGGGTTTGATATAACTATAGATCAATGGCTGGTACTAAAATCTCTACAAGAAAACAGTCACTTGTCGCAAAACGAAATAGCAGATTTAGTATTCAAAGACATGGCTTCAATCACAAGAATTATTGAACTTTTGGTAAAAAAAGAATTAGTCGAAAGGCATATAAACAATAGTGATAGAAGAAAATTTGAATTAAAAATTACAAAAAATGGCAAAAAAATGATCGAATTAATCTCTCCAATAGTAAAAAACAACCGCAAACAAGCTTTAAAAGGAATCACAAAACTTGAACAAAATAATTTAACATCTCGCTTAGAAATATTAATAAACAATTGCAATTAAAGTAAAGTGCAACAAACATTACTTTTCCTGGTTACGTTTATTCCAATAACCACCCAACCAACGCCCCAATTGTTTGAAAAAGAAAAATATAAATATGAACAGCTTAAAAATTACCAATCTCACAAAAACTTACGACAACGGTGTAAAAGCTTTGAGTAACATTTATTTGGAAATTGAAAACGGCATGTTTGGCTTACTAGGGCCAAATGGTGCTGGAAAATCTACTTTAATGAAAACCATTGTGGGGCTGCAGCAGCCAGATAGTGGTGGCATTTTTTTCAACAAGGAAAATGTAATTGAAAATTCAAAATTTATTAAAAGTCAATTGGGCTATTTGCCACAAGACTTTGGTGTTTATCCCAATATTGCGGCGTATGATTTGCTGAATCACTTAGCAATTTTAAAAGGTTTGAACAATGCTACTACTCGAAAGGAGCAAATTTTAGCATTATTGGAAAAAACTAATTTGTCGAAACACAAAAACAAAGCTGTAAGTACGTATAGTGGCGGAATGCGTCAGCGATTTGGCGTAGCACAAGCACTATTGGGCAATCCACAAATTATTATTGTAGATGAACCAACTGCGGGTTTAGATCCTGAGGAACGAAATCGTTTCAATAATTTGTTGAGCGAAATTGGAGAAAATATTATTGTAATACTATCAACACATTTGGTGGAAGATGTTCGAAATCTATGTACACAAATGACGATTATCAATAAAGGCGAATTGTTGTTAAGTGGCAATTCCGAACAATTTATTGATAAACTAAAGGGTAAAGTTTGGAAGAAACAAATAGATAAAAATGAATTGGTTGCTTATCAAAATCAATATAAAATTATTTCTACTCAACTGCAAGCTGGAAAGTTGAATATTAGAGTTTTTGCTAATGAAAATCCACAAAACGTATTTGCACCAATCGAAGCCGATTTAGAAGATGTTTATTTCACCACATTACAAAAAATGCAATAATTATGTTACGTCATTTATTATTATTCGAGTGGAAATTTTATAGTCGCAAAATTTCGTTTTATCTAATACTGTTAGCTTTTTTCGGATTGGGATTAATGACTGGAACTTCGGCTGTTATTTCATTTCCTAATATTACATACAATTCCCCATATGCTATTAATTTCTTTCTTGGCTTGTTTTCATTGGCAAGTCTTTTTCCAATTGTACTAATGGCTACGCAAAGTTTATTACGAGAAAAAGACAATCGTTTCGAACAAATTTTATATGCTACACCAATTACAATTCGTAACTATTTTATCAGTCGTTTTTCCCTGGTTTTTGGCTTCGCTGTTTTTACATTTTTGTTGTTTTTAATAGGTTATATTATTGGTCATTTATTAACGATAAACAACAGCGAACAATGGGGAGTTTTCCATTTGAGCTATTATCTCCATTGCTTTTTTACCATTGTATTGCCAAATATTTTTCTGTGTACTGTTATTGTTTGTTGCACAGCATGGTTTACCAAAAATAAAATGTTCGTTTATTTAAGCGGTTTGGGCATTTATATTTTGTATATGGTAGTTTCTATTTTTTCCAACTCGCCATTCATGGCAGGTAGTGTTCCTGTATCGGAAAGTACTATGAATTTGTCGGCAAAAATAGATCTGTTTGGCATGGCTGCTTTTTTTGAGCAAACACAATATTGGACTGCTTTGCAAAGAAATACAACAGTTTTACAACTTTCAGGGAATTTTTTATGGAATAGAATTGGAGTTATTTTATTGGCTTTCCTACTGCTAATAGCAGCATATAAATTTTTCAAATTTAAACTAACTAACCAACAGAAAAAGAAAATTGCAATTGCAAATGACCAGGAAACTAAAAAGTATGTTTATAACAAAACTGCTACTCAATTAAGCGGAAAAGGTTATTTTTTTTCAACGATATTATCGTTTTTGAAAATTGATTTAAAATCGACTATTAAAAG contains:
- a CDS encoding Lrp/AsnC family transcriptional regulator, whose amino-acid sequence is MVMAKNTASKEQTAFENVLLDANDLAILKLLQQNARITVKEISGIIHLSTTPVHERIKRMEQAGIIKQYVTLLDHRKVKKGLMVICYVSLKEHNKSAGVKFIKAVNELNEVIECYNISGEFDFMLKVVCEDMDSYYHFHVNKLSQLENMGNVQSVFVMGVIKETIQVVW
- a CDS encoding ABC transporter ATP-binding protein; the protein is MNSLKITNLTKTYDNGVKALSNIYLEIENGMFGLLGPNGAGKSTLMKTIVGLQQPDSGGIFFNKENVIENSKFIKSQLGYLPQDFGVYPNIAAYDLLNHLAILKGLNNATTRKEQILALLEKTNLSKHKNKAVSTYSGGMRQRFGVAQALLGNPQIIIVDEPTAGLDPEERNRFNNLLSEIGENIIVILSTHLVEDVRNLCTQMTIINKGELLLSGNSEQFIDKLKGKVWKKQIDKNELVAYQNQYKIISTQLQAGKLNIRVFANENPQNVFAPIEADLEDVYFTTLQKMQ
- a CDS encoding putative metal-binding motif-containing protein, yielding MPTGYVANSSDCNDASANVNPGHAEVPANGIDDNCNGQIDE
- a CDS encoding MarR family transcriptional regulator; translation: MENINAVLFYTLEKSIKVYRKYAQTQIANAGFDITIDQWLVLKSLQENSHLSQNEIADLVFKDMASITRIIELLVKKELVERHINNSDRRKFELKITKNGKKMIELISPIVKNNRKQALKGITKLEQNNLTSRLEILINNCN
- a CDS encoding adenosylhomocysteinase is translated as MSTAITSAIDFKLANKVKDISLAEWGRKEIKLAEAEMPGLMSLRAEYGASQPLKGARIAGCLHMTIQTAVLIETLVALGAEVKWSSCNIFSTQDHAAAAIAAAGIGVYAWKGQTQEEADWCIEQTLFFGSPDRPLNMILDDGGDLTNIVLDKYTELIPGVKGISEETTTGVHRLYERVAKGTLPMPAINVNDSVTKSKFDNKYGCKESLVDSIRRATDIMLAGKVAVVGGYGDVGKGSAASLKGAGCRVIVTEIDPICALQAAMDGFEVKKMIDAVKEADIIVTASGCRDLITGEHFKAMKDKAVVCNIGHFDIEIDMAWLNKNYGNTKDTIKPQVDLYNVDGHDVIVLAEGRLVNLGCATGHPSFVMSNSFTNQTLAQLELWNNASKYENNVYVLPKHLDEKVARLHLKKIAVELDTLTTAQSEYLGIPVAGPFKSDMYRY
- a CDS encoding putative metal-binding motif-containing protein, which gives rise to MACTAPIGFVTNSGDCDDSNPAINPGATEVCDGLDNNCDGQIDEGVKTTFYADADGDGYGNAANTTMACTAPIGFVTNSGDCDDINPAINPGATEVCDGLDNLWQRSQYNHGMYSANRFCNQLRRL
- a CDS encoding putative metal-binding motif-containing protein, whose amino-acid sequence is MACTAPIGFVTNSGDCDDSNPAINPGATEVCDGLDNDCDGQIDEGVKTIFCRAMAMAWQRSQYNHGMYSHGFVTCFLPPPPTLMIAILQ